In a genomic window of Chroicocephalus ridibundus chromosome 14, bChrRid1.1, whole genome shotgun sequence:
- the MCRIP1 gene encoding mapk-regulated corepressor-interacting protein 1 produces MASSPVSRVVYNGKRSGGPRSPGAGSEIFTPAHEENVRFIYEAWQCVERDLRSQMGSERGLVEEYVEKMPNPSLKAFKPVDLGDLKRRNTQDAKKS; encoded by the exons ATGGCCAG CTCCCCCGTGTCCCGCGTGGTCTACAACGGCAAGCGGAGCGGCGGCCCGCGTTCCCCCGGCGCCGGCAGCGAGATCTTCACCCCGGCCCACGAGGAGAACGTGCGCTTCATCTACGAGG cctggcagtgtGTGGAGCGTGACCTGCGCAGCCAGATGGGCTCCGAGCGCGGCCTGGTCGAGGAGTACGTGGAGAAGATGCCGAACCCTAGCCTCAAAG CGTTTAAACCTGTCGACCTGGGTGATCTGAAGAGGAGGAATACACAGGATGCAAAGAAGTCCTAA
- the PPP1R27 gene encoding protein phosphatase 1 regulatory subunit 27: protein MKDYYPVSMPRYSRYAQRLKASRTVRFPNDIVFQDHIRQGDLEQVGRFIRARKVTLDTIYPSGMAALHEAVLTGNLDCVKLLVKYGADIHQKDENGWTPLHMACSDGYADIARYLMSLGASPEATTDAGEKPSDLIDPEYRDLVELFQATAMG from the exons ATGAAGGACTATTACCCAGTCTCAATGCCGCGGTACAGTCGGTACGCACAGAGACTGAAAGCCTCGCGCACTGTGCGCTTCCCCAATGACATCGTCTTTCAGGACCACATCAGGCAGGGGGACCTGGAGCAGGTGGGCAGATTCATACGGGCCAGAAAAGTGACACTGGACACCATCTACCCTTCTG GCATGGCAGCCCTCCACGAAGCTGTGCTTACTGGAAACCTGGACTGCGTCAAGCTCCTGGTTAAATACGGCGCTGACATCCACCAGAAAGATGAGAATGGGTGGACGCCCCTGCACATGGCCTGCAGTGACGGCTATGCTGACATAGCCAG GTACCTCATGTCCCTTGGGGCCAGCCCGGAGGCCACCACTGATGCCGGGGAGAAACCCTCGGACCTTATCGACCCCGAGTACAGGGACCTGGTGGAGCTCTTCCAGGCCACCGCCATGGGCTGA